In the Silvanigrella aquatica genome, CGTTAGCAGGGGGAGGATCTAAATAAACATGATCATAGGTATTATTTTTTAAGCCCTCTTTCAGTTTCATAATTTTATGTTTATTTTCAAGCTTTGTTCTTAATTCTTCAAGCTCTCTGTTGCATGCAACAATATGCAAATTTGGAATTTTTGTTTGTGTCGTTATATATTCAAAAATAGATTGTCTAAATATGTTTAAATGAAGACAACTCTCATAATAATGAGTCAGAGTTTTTTCGGGCTGTTTTTTTGAACCAAGCACGTATGTTGTGGCGTTCCCTTGCGGATCAGAATCTATTAATAGTGTTCTTTTACCACGAAGAGCGGCACAGGATGCTAAATTAACAGCTAATGTTGTTTTTCCAACTCCACCTTTTTGATTATAAATGACCCTTATTTTTTGAGACATAGTTTCTCCTTATCCAAACCAAATGCTGCGCCTATTTTTTAATTTGTCTACAATCGTATCCTGAATTTGTTCCTTTATCATACGACTCATCTTGTAGACAAGCACGCGGTCGTTTTCGGCACCGGGACCAAAATTAGAAAAATCAACTGAAGGCAAAATATGAATACTCCATTTGCTTGGTAAGGGAACAAGACCTAAAGGCCCAAGCCAAGGAAATGTCCAAGTCACAGGAGTATAGGGAACTCCTATCATTCTAGAAAAAACAGTTTCACGCGCTAACATAGGATGAATTTCTTCAGGCCCAATAAAAGCAACAGGAACAAGAGGCGCCCGTGTTCTCAGACATAATTTTATAAATCCACCCCGACCAAAGCGTGCCAAATGATATTTGTCGCGATAAAGTTTTCCTAGGCCTTTTACACCTTCAGGAAAAACAACCACAGGATGATTGTTTTCAAGAAGCTGTTGAGCATTTTCTTGACTGGCGCGCACACCGCCAAAACGATTCATCAAGGAACCTAAAAAGGGAAAGTGGAACAGAAAATCTTCCACCATAAAACGCAATTCACGATGCATATGATGTTCTTTTTGCACAGCCAATTTTAACATCGTCGCATCGTAAGGTAACCCGCCAGAATGATTTCCCACTAAAAGAGCAGGACCTTCTGCGGGTATATTTGAAATGCCATATGTTTCAACTCTCCAGTATTTAATATAAAAAAAGTCTAACAAAGGCCTTACAAATTTATCAAAAATAGGATCATATCCAAAAGGATCAACTTCTTCACTCCGTAACCTTAAAGAAAGTTCATGATATTTTTTTCTTAAATTAAATGGATTGAGTCCAGTAAAAAGATCTTCAGCAATAGATTCTTCAGATATATCTTCATGAGGCATGAGAGTTTTTTCAATTTCATGCCTGAACTCCTGCATTTTTCCAATAACACTATAAAGTTCTTCTTTGGTAGCAAATTTTTCTTGATTATTATTAAATTTACTTTGCAAGTCTTTTTCAATGCGATTAAATTGCTCAATCAACATTCTTCTTACATTGAAAATTTGATTTGAAAAATTTTGCAAATTTTCATTTGAATTATTATGTGAATGATTTGTCTTTTGGTTTGCAGATTGATTCATTTTTATTGTTACCTTTTAATAGATTTGCTGAAACCCTTGGGACGTTGCATAAGCAGCATCTTCACCTAAAGTCGAAGATGGCATTGAAAAACCAATTTTACGCAGCCGATTTGCCTCAATCATTGATTTTAAGGCCTGTCTACTGGAATATTTTGAAATAAATCCAAGAATATCTTCTGCTTTTTTAGCATCTCCTACACAAATAAATTGAAAAAAAGGAACGATATCTGAAGGCAAGTCCCAAATACGTGATGCATACCCTGCAGCAAAAAATGTGCGGCACATGGCAGAAACAAAGGGAACAGGAATTTTACCAGACATATGCACCCCCGTACTCAAAGGTAACACCCCCCTACCCACAATGTTAAAAACACCTTCCACTTGGGATGATAAAGCCGTAATTTCAGCGCGTACCGCATCATCTTCATGAATAAATTGAACCAGAGGATCATATCCCAAAACTTTAGGAATCACCCCTGCAAAAAAGTAACGGGCACGGACATTTGTAGAATTGGGCCCTAAAATGGGAGCAAATCGCAAAACGGTCACACAACAATTTTTATACATATTTGCAAATTCTTGAATTTGATTTTCAACGTCGACACGTGTTCTTACAAAATGCGGTCCTTGCATTTTTAAAGGATATTTCTCATGAATAAAATTTGGATTTTTAGGATGGGCACCATAAACAAATGTGGCACTATGAACAATAAGTCTCCCTATTTGTGCCTCAGCAACCGCATTTAAAACATGATATGTGCCAATAGACTCCACTTCATGATGATTTGATTTATTACGTGTTGGTCCTGAAAAAAGTGCACCGTGAATAAAAGCTGTTACCTTATTTTCAATCAACACAGAAGACATGCTTGAGCTAGCTTCATCTTTTGTTAAATCAACACGATGAAAGAT is a window encoding:
- a CDS encoding lysophospholipid acyltransferase family protein; the protein is MNQSANQKTNHSHNNSNENLQNFSNQIFNVRRMLIEQFNRIEKDLQSKFNNNQEKFATKEELYSVIGKMQEFRHEIEKTLMPHEDISEESIAEDLFTGLNPFNLRKKYHELSLRLRSEEVDPFGYDPIFDKFVRPLLDFFYIKYWRVETYGISNIPAEGPALLVGNHSGGLPYDATMLKLAVQKEHHMHRELRFMVEDFLFHFPFLGSLMNRFGGVRASQENAQQLLENNHPVVVFPEGVKGLGKLYRDKYHLARFGRGGFIKLCLRTRAPLVPVAFIGPEEIHPMLARETVFSRMIGVPYTPVTWTFPWLGPLGLVPLPSKWSIHILPSVDFSNFGPGAENDRVLVYKMSRMIKEQIQDTIVDKLKNRRSIWFG
- a CDS encoding NAD-dependent epimerase/dehydratase family protein — translated: MKENRLGNMDNIQMHERIGLTGASSFLTSQVLKRLAALSNIKEVHIFDIKPPTIVSTKFIFHRVDLTKDEASSSMSSVLIENKVTAFIHGALFSGPTRNKSNHHEVESIGTYHVLNAVAEAQIGRLIVHSATFVYGAHPKNPNFIHEKYPLKMQGPHFVRTRVDVENQIQEFANMYKNCCVTVLRFAPILGPNSTNVRARYFFAGVIPKVLGYDPLVQFIHEDDAVRAEITALSSQVEGVFNIVGRGVLPLSTGVHMSGKIPVPFVSAMCRTFFAAGYASRIWDLPSDIVPFFQFICVGDAKKAEDILGFISKYSSRQALKSMIEANRLRKIGFSMPSSTLGEDAAYATSQGFQQIY